A single genomic interval of Methylosinus sp. LW4 harbors:
- a CDS encoding sigma-70 family RNA polymerase sigma factor, translating into MPHLDDAYSLARWLTGDATDAEDVVQDACLRALSALDGAEVEHPRAWLLSITRNAAFTWLAKNRRRDLVLVGVAEDAEVQDGASSMSEEASPEAALIEAADRRSVAAAIASLPIPFREALVMREINGLSYREIASATGAPIGTVMSRLARARALLIERLGRAPQ; encoded by the coding sequence ATGCCTCATCTCGACGACGCCTATTCGTTGGCGCGCTGGCTGACCGGCGACGCGACGGACGCCGAGGACGTCGTGCAGGATGCTTGCCTGCGCGCGCTCTCCGCGCTCGACGGCGCCGAGGTGGAGCATCCGCGCGCCTGGCTGCTGTCGATCACACGCAACGCGGCCTTCACCTGGCTCGCGAAGAATCGGCGCCGCGACCTCGTTCTCGTGGGCGTGGCCGAGGACGCTGAAGTCCAAGACGGCGCCTCGTCCATGTCCGAAGAGGCGTCTCCCGAGGCGGCGCTGATCGAGGCCGCAGATCGACGCAGCGTCGCCGCAGCGATCGCTTCATTGCCTATCCCGTTTCGCGAGGCGCTCGTCATGCGCGAGATCAATGGTTTGTCCTACCGCGAGATCGCCAGCGCCACGGGCGCGCCGATCGGCACCGTCATGTCGCGCCTCGCGCGGGCGCGCGCGCTTTTGATCGAGCGATTGGGGAGAGCGCCGCAATGA
- a CDS encoding TonB-dependent receptor: MSSASSLAYMATAAVALSMQLGGSRAEDAPAPAAVNVQVGDVVVPGEDDDGGETSRPVMDAQKKPKSIVVVDPKTIERQNINRLDELQQLVPSYNIASNGRVIDGRASIRSIGIQASGEAPTGYVVDNVFWRYQGFQWLDLFDVASFGVAYGPQGTAGGKNTSAGAVIIRNQLPSFTRQAATETNFANYSRVIEKATVTGPIIDDTLAYRISYYMDKGDGWNRDPVSGAGYKNTDRWAVRGQLFYVGDNFSDRLIFNYGASHEYSNYPAVAFSDSFMVYANGTRPSSTFVQNVWRIGKPIISLDPYHPAIARQGVEPVRNITVSNELNVSVGENILTSISAYGFHRDEQPFFQDGQLLELWRAGMNTYVGQGSQEFRLASPKDQPLEWTTGLYFFYDDLHNQMHHTQFGVDAAKWLNRPAALPGVQDWWYTTIRDFQFAAFGQATWHVDEQLAVTLGLRDSYEITGGAVWHLNRYYPNVSLADQDQAVIVASNYGGVQDSGYQSKYLNHVTAVINPQYQVNENLLLYGLLGRAEKGAAANSSNALYTTNPKTGLREFLRFPPRFAKPEVSWDYELGFKSNWLDNRLFFNANLYWNDFYKFQTNIVDSSGVDALGSPVAVSVLGNAAHARVRGVEFDGRWSPVERLWLNFNAAFTDARWVSFPDAPPPADWSWSGGDVAAPKALSLSNTRWTGVPLWTFNVGANYEQPLGAIFADLGDLSALGIFGEWASRPITAFGYFNVNWRDKTQLTNPWSILQYWQGSYAIVNAGVGIRTDDSRYSLTFWAKNIGDERPFSSWDPGTASTPATVGVARWPATFGGSFRVKLL, encoded by the coding sequence ATGTCCAGCGCGTCCAGCCTCGCCTATATGGCGACGGCCGCTGTGGCTTTGTCGATGCAACTCGGCGGGTCTCGCGCTGAGGACGCTCCGGCTCCGGCTGCGGTGAACGTCCAAGTGGGCGATGTCGTCGTCCCCGGCGAGGACGACGACGGGGGCGAGACCTCGCGTCCCGTCATGGATGCGCAGAAAAAACCGAAGTCGATCGTCGTCGTCGATCCCAAGACGATCGAGCGTCAGAACATCAACCGCCTCGACGAATTGCAGCAGCTCGTCCCAAGCTACAACATAGCGTCGAACGGCCGGGTGATCGACGGTCGAGCATCGATACGATCGATCGGCATCCAGGCCTCGGGAGAGGCTCCGACAGGCTATGTCGTCGACAATGTATTTTGGAGATATCAAGGCTTCCAATGGCTCGACCTTTTCGACGTGGCGTCCTTCGGAGTCGCCTACGGCCCACAAGGGACGGCCGGCGGCAAGAACACGTCGGCCGGCGCCGTCATCATCCGCAACCAATTGCCGTCGTTCACGAGGCAGGCGGCGACCGAGACCAATTTCGCCAATTACAGCCGCGTCATCGAAAAAGCCACAGTCACCGGTCCCATCATCGACGACACGCTCGCCTATCGCATCAGCTACTATATGGATAAGGGCGATGGCTGGAATCGCGATCCGGTGAGCGGCGCCGGCTATAAGAACACTGACCGCTGGGCCGTGCGTGGACAGTTGTTCTATGTCGGCGACAATTTCTCGGATCGGCTCATCTTCAATTACGGCGCATCTCACGAGTACAGCAATTACCCCGCCGTGGCGTTCTCCGACTCGTTTATGGTCTACGCCAATGGAACACGTCCGAGCTCGACTTTCGTGCAGAACGTCTGGAGGATCGGCAAGCCGATCATATCCCTCGACCCATACCATCCCGCGATTGCGCGCCAGGGCGTCGAACCTGTGAGAAACATCACCGTTTCCAACGAGCTCAACGTAAGCGTCGGCGAGAACATTTTGACCTCGATTTCCGCCTATGGCTTCCACCGCGACGAGCAGCCGTTTTTCCAAGACGGACAGCTGCTGGAATTGTGGCGCGCCGGCATGAACACCTATGTCGGCCAAGGGTCTCAGGAGTTTCGGCTGGCCTCGCCCAAGGACCAGCCGCTCGAGTGGACGACCGGCCTCTACTTCTTCTATGACGATTTGCACAATCAGATGCACCATACGCAATTCGGCGTCGATGCGGCCAAATGGCTGAACCGGCCGGCCGCGCTGCCCGGCGTCCAGGATTGGTGGTACACGACGATCCGGGACTTTCAATTCGCCGCTTTTGGACAGGCGACTTGGCATGTGGACGAGCAATTGGCGGTCACTCTCGGTCTGCGCGACAGCTACGAGATTACCGGCGGCGCAGTGTGGCATCTCAACCGCTATTATCCCAACGTGTCGCTCGCCGATCAGGATCAGGCGGTCATCGTGGCGAGCAACTATGGAGGCGTTCAAGACAGCGGCTACCAATCGAAATATCTCAACCATGTGACGGCGGTAATCAATCCGCAATATCAAGTGAACGAGAATCTCCTCCTTTATGGGCTCCTTGGGCGCGCCGAGAAGGGCGCCGCGGCCAATTCCTCCAATGCGCTCTACACGACAAATCCGAAAACCGGGCTGCGAGAATTCTTGCGCTTTCCGCCGCGTTTCGCCAAGCCCGAGGTCTCATGGGACTATGAGCTCGGCTTCAAGTCGAACTGGCTCGACAATCGGCTGTTCTTCAACGCCAACCTCTATTGGAACGACTTCTACAAATTCCAGACGAACATTGTCGATTCATCGGGCGTCGACGCGCTCGGCTCGCCCGTCGCCGTGTCCGTGCTCGGCAACGCCGCTCACGCCCGTGTGCGCGGCGTCGAATTCGATGGACGCTGGAGTCCTGTCGAGCGGCTATGGCTCAATTTCAACGCCGCATTTACAGATGCCCGCTGGGTGTCCTTCCCGGACGCGCCGCCGCCGGCGGATTGGAGTTGGTCCGGCGGCGACGTCGCCGCGCCCAAAGCATTGTCGCTCTCCAACACGCGCTGGACAGGCGTGCCACTCTGGACGTTCAATGTCGGGGCAAATTATGAGCAGCCTCTCGGAGCGATTTTCGCCGATCTCGGCGATTTGTCCGCCCTTGGAATTTTTGGCGAATGGGCATCGCGACCGATCACGGCCTTCGGCTATTTCAACGTCAATTGGCGCGACAAGACGCAGCTGACCAATCCATGGTCCATTCTGCAATATTGGCAAGGTAGCTACGCGATCGTGAACGCGGGCGTCGGCATCCGCACTGACGATAGTCGATACAGCCTCACCTTCTGGGCCAAGAACATCGGGGACGAGCGTCCCTTTTCCTCATGGGATCCAGGAACCGCCAGCACCCCCGCGACCGTCGGCGTGGCGCGTTGGCCAGCGACCTTCGGCGGCTCCTTTCGCGTAAAGCTCCTGTGA
- a CDS encoding TonB-dependent receptor: protein MLKILLSRSASATALVLAASAQNAHGQESLPTIEIGRNAVEARRANASPTSKDAVRDAPVTSSSTRGFDAQDVASRSYSQPAEALEIDPGLIVAQHSGAGKANQYFLRGFALDHGYDIGLTIDGMPINQGSHVHSNGYADANFIIPELFGAVDVRKGPYFADEGIFSSVGSIRMQYVDKLREGLLSASGGMFGYGRLLGAKSFAIGDGELLAALELNNYNGPWERPDEQRKINGVLRWSQGTQENGLSITAMAFSNHWFGTDQIPMHDVALGLMSRWGTQDPSDGGNATRYSLSARWSQSSASDFSRVEAFAIRETTNLYDDFVYNLANPLPLNDQTHQFDRRTVLGFNAVHGWKYNVATIPVETRVGAQTRFDAIRNGFGDSYLRNQYDSIRDDYVKNYTHALWTDTTVRWTPWFRSTVGFRLDYVHGAVDTVLNPLYAPGWFAGAPNLIGSANDGELGRVFTSPKAGFVFGPFHELGNSEFFVNFGEGLREEDIRGALAHWDPAVGSYGPNVQLLTKTRGAEAGVRAKPIEGLDTSLSLFWQDFDAENTFSGDAGVTTYGRPGRRLGFEWTGDYSIASWAHAYGEVTGTHARFRGSDAVQKATYLQLVNNDAGDPLYPLNLPGNAPGNYLMLAPVWVAKAGVELGEKTGWFGGLYYRYFGSRPLTEDGQIRSSATASLNARAGYRFDNGWKIQLDAFNVTNQRSSAIDYGYGAFGRQDYLLFPGYAGGSIGIMDRHFKPQDPPAVRVTLSGPLTILDSASALGPK from the coding sequence ATGCTCAAAATTCTTCTCTCGCGATCCGCGAGCGCGACGGCGCTCGTTCTTGCGGCCAGTGCACAAAACGCCCATGGTCAGGAAAGCCTGCCGACGATCGAAATCGGCCGCAACGCCGTCGAGGCTCGGCGCGCCAACGCTTCCCCGACATCCAAAGACGCAGTGCGCGACGCTCCCGTCACATCGTCGAGCACGAGAGGCTTCGATGCGCAGGACGTGGCTTCGCGCTCCTATTCCCAACCGGCAGAAGCGCTGGAGATCGATCCGGGTCTGATCGTCGCGCAGCATTCCGGCGCCGGCAAAGCCAATCAATATTTTCTCCGCGGCTTCGCGCTCGATCATGGCTATGATATCGGCCTGACGATCGACGGGATGCCGATCAATCAAGGCTCGCACGTTCACAGCAATGGCTACGCCGACGCCAATTTCATCATTCCCGAGCTGTTTGGCGCGGTCGACGTCCGCAAGGGGCCATATTTCGCCGACGAAGGAATTTTCTCCTCCGTCGGCTCAATCCGCATGCAATATGTCGACAAGCTTCGCGAAGGATTGCTATCGGCCTCTGGCGGCATGTTCGGCTATGGCCGCTTGCTCGGTGCCAAATCCTTCGCGATCGGCGATGGCGAGCTGTTAGCCGCCCTCGAGCTCAACAACTATAACGGCCCTTGGGAGCGTCCCGACGAACAGCGCAAGATCAATGGCGTGCTGCGATGGAGCCAGGGCACCCAGGAGAATGGCCTGTCGATCACGGCAATGGCGTTCTCGAACCATTGGTTCGGGACCGATCAGATTCCGATGCATGACGTCGCTTTGGGTCTGATGTCGCGCTGGGGCACGCAGGATCCGTCCGATGGCGGCAATGCGACGCGCTACAGTCTTTCGGCGCGGTGGAGCCAGAGCAGCGCGAGCGACTTCTCTCGCGTCGAGGCTTTCGCCATTCGCGAGACGACCAACCTCTATGACGATTTCGTCTACAATCTCGCCAATCCGCTTCCATTGAACGATCAGACGCATCAGTTCGATCGTCGCACCGTGCTCGGCTTCAACGCCGTTCACGGCTGGAAATATAATGTCGCCACGATCCCGGTCGAAACGCGGGTCGGCGCCCAGACCCGCTTCGATGCGATTCGCAACGGCTTCGGCGACTCCTATCTGCGAAACCAATACGACTCGATCCGAGACGACTACGTCAAGAATTACACCCACGCGCTCTGGACGGATACGACTGTGCGTTGGACGCCCTGGTTCCGGTCGACCGTCGGTTTCCGGCTCGATTATGTCCACGGCGCGGTCGACACTGTCCTCAATCCGCTATATGCGCCGGGATGGTTCGCCGGAGCGCCCAACCTCATCGGATCGGCCAACGACGGCGAGCTCGGCCGCGTGTTCACGAGCCCGAAGGCCGGCTTCGTATTCGGACCATTCCACGAGCTCGGAAATTCGGAATTCTTCGTCAATTTCGGCGAGGGGCTGCGAGAGGAGGACATACGCGGCGCATTGGCGCATTGGGATCCCGCCGTCGGGAGCTACGGCCCGAATGTGCAGCTGCTGACGAAGACGCGCGGCGCCGAAGCGGGCGTGCGCGCCAAGCCGATCGAGGGACTGGACACGTCACTGAGCCTGTTCTGGCAGGATTTCGATGCGGAGAACACTTTCTCGGGCGACGCCGGCGTGACGACCTACGGACGTCCCGGTCGGCGGCTCGGCTTCGAATGGACCGGCGACTACTCGATCGCGTCCTGGGCGCACGCCTACGGCGAAGTAACCGGAACTCATGCGCGCTTCCGCGGTTCGGACGCGGTCCAGAAGGCGACCTATCTTCAGCTCGTGAACAATGACGCCGGGGATCCGCTCTACCCGCTCAATCTACCGGGCAACGCGCCCGGGAATTATCTGATGCTCGCCCCGGTCTGGGTCGCTAAGGCCGGCGTCGAGCTCGGCGAGAAGACAGGCTGGTTCGGCGGTCTCTATTACCGCTACTTCGGCTCGCGTCCGCTCACCGAGGACGGTCAAATCAGATCATCGGCGACCGCCTCGTTGAATGCGCGCGCCGGATATCGTTTCGATAATGGCTGGAAAATTCAGCTCGACGCATTCAACGTCACGAACCAGCGTTCGAGCGCGATCGACTACGGCTACGGCGCCTTCGGACGACAGGATTATCTCCTGTTTCCGGGATATGCGGGCGGTAGCATCGGAATCATGGATCGCCATTTCAAGCCGCAAGATCCGCCGGCTGTTCGCGTGACGCTGAGCGGTCCCCTGACGATCTTGGACTCCGCGTCGGCGCTCGGACCAAAATAG